From Flavobacterium arcticum, the proteins below share one genomic window:
- a CDS encoding DUF58 domain-containing protein, translated as MKIENQLEKISAFSHLELLANQIVEGFVSGMHKSPFHGFSAEFAEHRLYNQGESTRHIDWKLYAKTDRLYTKRFEEETNMRCHIILDNSSSMHYPKLKEGQQFYENKIGFSVLASAVLMELLKKQRDAVGLSIYSDSYEFYAPEKGSGRHHRMLLDKLEGALTASKATKQTDTTTFLHQIAQKMHRRSMIILFTDMFQLGESSELFNALQHLKHNKHKVVLFHVTDKKTEFNFDFDNVPRKFIDVETGEEVNLFAENVKEAYEKQVDLYFKKVAETCMQYRIKYVPVSVDENFEKILTTYLVEKQKFG; from the coding sequence ATGAAGATAGAGAATCAGTTAGAAAAAATATCAGCATTTTCCCATTTAGAACTATTGGCTAACCAAATTGTTGAAGGTTTTGTATCGGGTATGCATAAAAGCCCGTTTCATGGGTTCTCGGCAGAGTTTGCAGAGCATAGGCTATATAATCAAGGCGAGAGCACACGGCACATAGACTGGAAACTGTACGCAAAGACCGATAGGCTGTATACAAAGCGTTTTGAAGAAGAAACAAATATGCGTTGTCATATTATATTAGACAACTCTTCATCGATGCATTACCCGAAGCTAAAAGAGGGGCAGCAGTTTTATGAAAATAAAATAGGTTTTTCTGTATTGGCATCAGCGGTTTTAATGGAGCTGTTAAAGAAACAACGCGATGCTGTAGGATTAAGTATATATTCGGACAGTTATGAGTTTTATGCACCAGAAAAAGGCAGCGGAAGGCATCACAGGATGCTTCTGGATAAGTTAGAGGGAGCGCTCACTGCGTCTAAAGCGACAAAACAAACCGATACAACTACGTTTTTGCATCAAATAGCTCAGAAAATGCATCGTCGTTCTATGATTATACTTTTTACAGATATGTTTCAGTTAGGCGAGAGTAGTGAGTTGTTTAATGCATTACAGCATTTAAAGCATAATAAACATAAAGTGGTTCTTTTTCATGTAACAGATAAAAAAACAGAGTTTAACTTTGATTTTGATAATGTGCCAAGAAAATTTATTGATGTAGAAACTGGAGAGGAAGTGAATCTTTTTGCTGAAAATGTAAAAGAAGCATATGAAAAGCAAGTAGATTTATATTTTAAAAAGGTAGCCGAAACATGTATGCAATACAGAATTAAATATGTTCCTGTTTCTGTTGATGAAAATTTTGAAAAAATTTTAACCACCTACCTTGTTGAAAAACAAAAGTTTGGATAA
- the trxA gene encoding thioredoxin — protein MAQEITDATFDEVVLKSDKPVLVDFWAAWCGPCRMVGPIVDQISEEYEGKAVVGKVDVDANQEFAAKYGVRNIPTVLVFQNGEVVGRQVGVAQKQTYTDAIDALL, from the coding sequence ATGGCACAAGAAATAACAGATGCTACTTTTGATGAAGTAGTATTGAAATCAGATAAACCAGTATTAGTAGACTTTTGGGCAGCATGGTGTGGTCCTTGTCGTATGGTAGGTCCAATAGTGGATCAAATTAGCGAAGAGTACGAAGGTAAAGCTGTTGTAGGTAAAGTTGATGTAGATGCTAATCAGGAATTTGCAGCAAAATATGGTGTAAGAAACATACCTACAGTATTAGTTTTTCAAAATGGTGAAGTTGTGGGCAGACAAGTAGGTGTTGCTCAAAAACAAACCTATACTGATGCTATTGATGCATTACTATAA
- the dnaE gene encoding DNA polymerase III subunit alpha: MYLIFDTETTGLPKRWDAPITDTDNWPRCIQIAWQLHDEMGRLIEHQDYIISPDGFNIPYDAERIHGISTELAVQEGIPIQEALKKFNEALSKSKFIVGQNVGFDVNIMGSEFHRYSTQSPLATMKVLDTCTETTAEMLRLPGGRGGRFKLPTLTELHQYLFGEPFAEAHNATADVEATTRCFLELVKREVYTHEQLDVPPTYFHDFKESNPQTIQLIGLKHINLKAASDAIRKRLEKLKSVDAPEAPSEEAKEELKEVDFVHLHNHTQFSVLQSTISVPALVNAAAKYKMPAVAMTDHANMMGAFHFVSGVLNHNKEAEAKNKEALENGEEPQEVIIKPIVGCEFFVCENHKDKTRKDNGYQIVLLAKNKKGYHNLAKMSSIAYTDGFYYVPRIDKKVIEQYKEDIIVLSGNLYGEIPNKVLNIGENQAEEALLWWKKTFGEDFYIELMRHGQEDENRVNQSLITLARKHDVKLIATNNTYYIDKENAHAHDILLCVKDGEKLSTPKGRGRGFRYGLPNEEYYFKSGEEMKSLFEDVPDAIVNTQEIVDKIEIYSLYRDVLLPKFDIPEEFLVAEDNEDEGKRGENKFLNHLTYQGAKKRYGEITDEIRERLDFELKTIENTGYPGYFLIVQDFIAKARELDVSVGPGRGSAAGSVVAYCLWITNIDPIKYDLLFERFLNPDRVSMPDIDIDFDDEGRGRVMDYVINKYGANQVAQIITYGTMAAKSSIRDTARVLDLPLFEADKIAKLIPNMKLAKMFKLDDAALRGALRSEEFEKVQELFAMAKADDLGGETIQQAKVLEGSLRNTGIHACGVIITPDDITNFVPVALAKDSDLYVTQFDNSVVESAGLLKMDFLGLKTLTLIKDTVKLVKYKRNIDLNPDEFPIDDVKTYELFQRGETVGIFQYESPGMQKYMKDLKPTVFGDLIAMNALYRPGPLEYIPSFVRRKNGEEEIKYDLDACEEYLKETYGITVYQEQVMLLSQKLADFTKGEADVLRKAMGKKQKAVLDKMKPQFIAQAEAKGHDATVLEKIWKDWEAFASYAFNKSHSTCYAWIAYQTAYLKAHYPAEYMAAVLSNNMNDIKQVTFFMEECKRMGLEVLGPDVNESFYKFTVNDQNAVRFGMGAIKGVGSGAVNTIVEGRKTGKYKSIFDLATRIDLRAANKKAFENLALAGGFDCFNDTHRAQYFYDDGENSTFLEKAIRYGAKFQENENSSQVSLFGEASEVQIPEPVVPPCEEWNTMEKLAKEKEVVGIYISGHPLDDYKFEMKYFCNSRLDALKNLEQHVSKNLTFGGIISDVQHRVAKNGKGWASFTLEGYDESHEFRIYGEEYLKFRHFLIANNFTYMKVMVREGWVNQEGKRGEPRLQFIAIQYLQDVLTTFAKKLIIQFRVNDLKDNVIDGLQQLFNINRGDHTVMFEVMELEKITKQVEITNTVNEPTPEYGELDTIEVTDTVLTSVEDVQVVTKLSMPSRKLKIKISNELLQELERLQLNFKLN; this comes from the coding sequence ATGTACCTGATATTTGACACCGAAACAACTGGGTTGCCCAAACGATGGGATGCTCCTATTACTGATACTGATAACTGGCCGCGTTGTATACAAATAGCTTGGCAGCTTCATGATGAGATGGGCAGACTTATAGAGCATCAAGATTATATTATAAGCCCTGACGGTTTTAATATACCATATGATGCTGAGCGTATACACGGCATCTCTACAGAGCTAGCTGTTCAGGAGGGGATACCTATTCAAGAAGCCCTTAAAAAGTTTAATGAAGCCCTTTCTAAATCTAAATTTATAGTAGGGCAAAATGTAGGCTTTGATGTAAATATTATGGGCTCTGAGTTTCATCGTTATAGTACTCAAAGTCCACTCGCTACAATGAAAGTTCTTGATACCTGTACCGAAACCACAGCCGAGATGTTACGGCTGCCAGGAGGACGTGGCGGTAGGTTTAAGCTACCTACACTTACAGAGTTACACCAATATCTTTTTGGCGAGCCTTTTGCCGAGGCTCATAATGCTACTGCCGATGTAGAGGCTACCACACGTTGTTTTCTAGAACTTGTAAAGCGAGAGGTGTATACTCATGAACAGCTCGATGTACCACCTACTTATTTTCATGATTTTAAAGAAAGTAATCCGCAGACTATTCAGTTAATAGGGTTAAAACATATTAACCTTAAAGCCGCTTCAGATGCAATACGTAAGCGTCTCGAAAAGCTAAAATCAGTAGATGCTCCAGAGGCGCCTTCGGAGGAGGCAAAAGAAGAACTTAAAGAAGTAGATTTTGTTCACTTGCATAACCATACTCAATTTTCAGTATTACAATCTACTATATCAGTACCAGCTTTAGTTAATGCAGCAGCTAAGTATAAAATGCCTGCTGTTGCTATGACAGATCATGCCAATATGATGGGGGCTTTTCATTTTGTAAGTGGAGTACTTAATCATAACAAAGAAGCAGAAGCCAAAAATAAAGAAGCACTAGAAAACGGAGAAGAGCCGCAAGAGGTTATTATTAAACCAATTGTTGGTTGTGAGTTTTTTGTATGTGAGAACCATAAAGACAAAACGCGAAAAGATAATGGCTATCAAATTGTGCTTTTAGCTAAGAATAAAAAAGGGTACCATAACCTAGCAAAAATGTCTTCTATAGCCTATACAGATGGTTTTTATTATGTGCCAAGAATAGATAAAAAAGTAATAGAGCAATATAAAGAAGATATTATAGTGCTTTCGGGTAACTTGTATGGAGAGATACCTAACAAGGTACTTAATATTGGAGAAAACCAAGCAGAGGAAGCATTGCTATGGTGGAAGAAAACCTTTGGCGAAGATTTCTATATCGAGTTAATGCGTCATGGGCAAGAAGACGAAAACAGAGTAAACCAATCGCTTATTACTCTTGCGAGAAAACATGATGTAAAGCTTATAGCGACTAATAATACCTATTATATAGATAAAGAAAATGCTCATGCACATGATATTTTGCTTTGTGTAAAAGATGGCGAAAAACTCTCTACACCAAAAGGTAGAGGACGTGGTTTTCGTTATGGATTGCCTAACGAGGAGTATTATTTTAAGTCGGGTGAGGAAATGAAGAGCCTTTTCGAAGATGTGCCTGATGCGATTGTAAATACACAAGAAATAGTAGATAAGATAGAAATTTACTCGTTATACCGCGATGTTTTACTACCTAAGTTTGATATACCCGAAGAGTTTTTAGTCGCAGAAGATAATGAAGATGAAGGTAAGCGAGGAGAAAATAAATTTTTAAATCATCTTACTTACCAAGGGGCTAAAAAACGTTATGGTGAAATAACCGATGAAATAAGAGAACGACTCGATTTTGAGTTAAAAACGATAGAAAATACAGGTTATCCGGGGTACTTTCTTATTGTGCAAGACTTCATTGCAAAAGCTAGAGAGCTCGATGTGTCTGTAGGGCCAGGTAGAGGGTCGGCAGCAGGATCTGTGGTTGCTTACTGTTTATGGATTACCAATATAGACCCTATTAAGTACGATTTGCTTTTTGAGCGTTTCCTTAATCCAGATCGTGTGTCGATGCCCGATATTGATATTGATTTTGATGACGAAGGACGTGGACGTGTTATGGACTATGTTATCAATAAGTATGGAGCTAATCAAGTAGCCCAAATTATTACTTATGGTACTATGGCGGCAAAGTCATCTATAAGAGATACTGCTAGGGTGCTTGATTTACCATTGTTTGAAGCCGATAAAATAGCCAAGTTAATACCAAACATGAAACTGGCTAAGATGTTTAAGCTAGATGATGCAGCTTTGCGAGGTGCACTTCGGTCTGAAGAGTTCGAAAAAGTACAAGAACTATTCGCAATGGCTAAAGCAGATGATTTAGGGGGCGAAACAATACAGCAAGCAAAGGTGTTAGAAGGGTCGTTAAGAAATACTGGAATACATGCTTGTGGTGTAATTATTACACCCGATGATATTACCAATTTTGTACCCGTAGCTTTGGCTAAAGATTCTGATTTATATGTTACCCAGTTTGATAACTCGGTAGTAGAGAGTGCGGGATTATTAAAAATGGACTTTTTAGGGTTGAAAACATTAACTCTTATAAAAGACACTGTAAAACTGGTAAAATATAAGAGGAATATAGATCTTAATCCAGATGAGTTTCCTATAGATGACGTGAAAACGTATGAGCTTTTCCAGCGAGGAGAAACAGTAGGGATATTTCAGTATGAGTCGCCAGGTATGCAAAAATACATGAAAGACTTGAAGCCTACTGTATTTGGTGACCTTATTGCCATGAATGCATTATATAGACCAGGGCCTCTAGAGTATATACCGAGCTTTGTAAGAAGAAAAAATGGAGAAGAAGAAATAAAGTATGACCTAGATGCCTGCGAAGAATATTTAAAAGAGACCTATGGTATTACAGTATACCAAGAGCAGGTGATGCTATTATCGCAAAAACTTGCAGACTTTACTAAAGGTGAAGCCGATGTTTTGCGAAAAGCAATGGGTAAAAAACAAAAGGCGGTACTAGATAAAATGAAGCCTCAGTTTATAGCGCAGGCAGAAGCAAAAGGTCATGATGCTACCGTTCTTGAAAAAATTTGGAAAGACTGGGAAGCCTTTGCGAGTTATGCCTTTAATAAATCGCACTCTACATGTTATGCTTGGATAGCATACCAAACAGCTTACTTAAAAGCACATTATCCTGCTGAGTATATGGCTGCGGTACTGTCTAATAATATGAACGATATTAAGCAGGTAACCTTCTTTATGGAAGAATGTAAACGTATGGGGCTAGAAGTGCTAGGTCCTGATGTAAATGAGTCGTTCTATAAATTCACCGTTAACGATCAAAATGCAGTTCGTTTTGGTATGGGGGCTATTAAAGGTGTAGGTTCTGGAGCCGTAAACACCATTGTGGAAGGGAGAAAAACAGGGAAATATAAATCGATATTTGACCTTGCTACTCGAATAGATCTTAGAGCGGCCAATAAAAAAGCATTTGAAAACCTTGCGTTAGCAGGTGGTTTTGACTGTTTTAACGATACTCATAGAGCACAGTATTTTTATGATGATGGTGAGAATAGTACTTTTCTAGAAAAAGCAATTCGTTATGGTGCTAAGTTTCAGGAGAATGAAAACTCATCGCAAGTTAGCCTTTTTGGAGAGGCTAGCGAAGTACAAATACCCGAGCCAGTAGTACCGCCATGTGAAGAGTGGAATACTATGGAGAAGTTAGCTAAAGAAAAAGAGGTAGTAGGTATATATATATCAGGGCATCCTCTTGATGATTATAAGTTTGAGATGAAATATTTTTGTAATTCTAGGCTAGATGCTCTTAAAAACTTAGAACAACACGTAAGTAAAAATTTAACCTTCGGAGGTATTATATCAGATGTACAACACCGGGTTGCCAAAAACGGTAAAGGCTGGGCATCTTTTACGCTAGAAGGGTATGATGAAAGCCATGAGTTTAGAATATATGGAGAAGAGTATTTAAAGTTCAGGCATTTTTTAATAGCCAATAACTTTACTTATATGAAGGTAATGGTGCGCGAAGGTTGGGTAAATCAAGAAGGTAAGCGCGGTGAACCAAGACTACAGTTTATAGCAATACAATACTTGCAAGACGTGCTTACTACATTTGCTAAAAAATTAATTATTCAGTTTAGGGTAAATGATTTGAAAGATAATGTTATTGATGGGTTGCAGCAGCTGTTTAATATAAACAGAGGAGATCATACAGTAATGTTTGAGGTAATGGAGTTAGAGAAGATAACTAAACAGGTAGAAATAACTAATACAGTAAATGAGCCTACTCCTGAATATGGAGAACTAGATACTATTGAGGTTACAGATACTGTACTGACTAGTGTAGAAGATGTGCAGGTAGTAACTAAGTTAAGTATGCCAAGCCGTAAGCTTAAAATAAAAATATCTAATGAATTATTGCAAGAATTAGAACGATTACAGCTCAATTTTAAACTAAATTAG
- a CDS encoding RNA recognition motif domain-containing protein, whose product MNIFVGSLPFSIEEADLRESFEAYGPVDSVKIITDKFTGRSKGFGFVEMPNDDEAQKAIDELNGATVQGRTIVVNKSEPRPEGDRRSAGGGNRNFSRDNNRGGGGGGYRGGNGGGNRGGY is encoded by the coding sequence ATGAATATATTTGTTGGAAGTCTTCCTTTTAGTATTGAGGAAGCAGATTTAAGAGAGTCTTTTGAGGCTTATGGACCAGTTGATTCTGTAAAAATTATTACAGATAAGTTTACTGGTAGAAGTAAAGGTTTTGGTTTCGTAGAGATGCCAAACGACGACGAGGCCCAAAAGGCTATCGATGAACTGAATGGAGCTACTGTTCAGGGAAGAACAATTGTTGTCAACAAATCTGAACCGAGACCGGAAGGTGATAGGAGAAGTGCTGGTGGTGGCAACCGTAATTTTAGCAGAGATAACAACCGCGGCGGTGGTGGTGGCGGTTACCGAGGTGGTAACGGCGGTGGCAACCGTGGTGGATATTAA
- a CDS encoding DUF6252 family protein, translating into MKKFLSLLVLLVAFSSCEEDIQFNTPAVQGLKDNELWKATEYRAILGGGGSLTIEATNGFETVVLKTVSSTPGMSFQLGVNEVNKATYSLNADGLSYDYQTGTDLGDGLIEISDNPIETDITKGYITGTFRFNASDEFGELVNFQNGFFYKVPIQAAP; encoded by the coding sequence ATGAAAAAATTTTTATCACTTTTAGTGTTGTTGGTGGCTTTTAGCTCATGTGAAGAAGATATACAATTCAATACTCCTGCGGTTCAAGGTTTAAAAGATAATGAATTGTGGAAAGCAACAGAGTATAGGGCTATATTAGGTGGTGGCGGTTCTCTTACTATAGAGGCTACTAATGGTTTCGAGACGGTAGTGTTAAAAACAGTATCTTCTACACCAGGTATGTCTTTTCAGTTAGGGGTTAATGAAGTTAATAAGGCTACTTATTCGCTTAATGCAGATGGTTTGTCATACGATTATCAAACTGGTACTGACCTAGGAGATGGGCTTATCGAAATTAGCGACAACCCAATAGAAACAGATATTACAAAAGGGTATATTACGGGTACTTTCCGTTTTAATGCCTCTGATGAATTTGGAGAATTAGTGAATTTTCAAAATGGGTTTTTCTATAAAGTACCTATTCAGGCAGCTCCTTAA
- a CDS encoding 30S ribosomal protein S16, whose product MPVKIRLQRHGKKGKPFYWVVAADSRSKRDGKFLEKLGTYNPNTNPATIDLNLDTTVQWLHNGAQPTDTAKAILSYKGALLKHHLDGGVRKGALTQEQADAKLAAWMEEKATKVDAKKEGLSNADAEARAKALAAEKKVNDDRVAAAKKAEADAIAAEAPAESEEAATEEPTATEENNEETQA is encoded by the coding sequence ATGCCTGTAAAAATCAGATTACAAAGACACGGTAAAAAAGGAAAACCTTTTTACTGGGTAGTAGCGGCAGACAGCCGTTCTAAAAGAGATGGTAAATTTCTTGAAAAACTAGGAACTTACAATCCTAACACTAACCCTGCAACTATAGACTTAAACCTTGATACTACTGTACAGTGGTTACACAATGGTGCACAGCCTACAGATACTGCAAAAGCTATCCTTTCTTACAAAGGTGCATTACTTAAACATCATCTTGATGGTGGTGTGCGTAAAGGTGCTCTTACACAAGAACAGGCTGACGCTAAACTTGCAGCATGGATGGAAGAGAAAGCAACAAAAGTAGACGCTAAGAAAGAAGGTCTTAGTAATGCTGATGCTGAAGCAAGAGCAAAAGCACTTGCTGCTGAGAAGAAAGTTAATGATGATCGTGTTGCTGCTGCTAAAAAAGCTGAAGCTGACGCTATTGCTGCTGAAGCTCCTGCTGAAAGCGAAGAAGCTGCTACTGAAGAGCCAACAGCTACAGAAGAAAACAACGAGGAAACTCAAGCTTAA
- the rimM gene encoding ribosome maturation factor RimM (Essential for efficient processing of 16S rRNA) encodes MRKEDCFYLGKIAKKFSFKGEVLIYLDTDEPELYENMESVFVEVNKHLVPFFIISSSLHKNSFLRVRFEDIDNEEEADNIMNNEVYLPLTELPELEGNQFYFHEIIDYAVEDERLGDIGNIVGINDSSAQPLFEIKKGNIEILVPMIDDFIVKIDRENKKVILDTPEGLVDLYLE; translated from the coding sequence ATGCGCAAAGAAGATTGTTTCTACTTAGGTAAAATCGCTAAAAAATTCAGCTTTAAGGGTGAAGTTCTAATATACTTAGATACTGATGAACCCGAATTGTATGAAAACATGGAATCAGTGTTTGTTGAGGTCAACAAACACTTGGTTCCATTTTTTATTATAAGTAGCTCATTACACAAAAACAGTTTTTTAAGAGTACGCTTCGAAGACATCGATAATGAGGAAGAAGCTGACAACATAATGAACAATGAGGTTTACCTACCTTTAACAGAGCTACCTGAACTAGAAGGAAATCAGTTTTATTTTCACGAAATTATAGATTACGCTGTAGAAGACGAACGTCTTGGCGATATAGGTAACATTGTTGGCATTAATGATAGTTCTGCACAACCTCTTTTTGAAATAAAAAAAGGTAACATCGAAATATTAGTGCCCATGATAGACGATTTTATTGTAAAAATAGATCGCGAAAATAAAAAAGTAATCCTCGATACTCCCGAAGGATTAGTAGATTTATACCTTGAGTAA
- a CDS encoding tRNA1(Val) (adenine(37)-N6)-methyltransferase, protein MFKFKEFSIQQDKCAMKVGTDGVLLGTWTSTNHSPNSILDIGTGTGLIALMLAQRSNAEQIDAIEIDDDTYEQAVDNFENSPWGDRLFCYHAGLDEFVEEMQDEEEYDLIISNPPFYSEDFTTGNEQRDKARFNTSMPFDELAEAAALLLSRDGIFTVILPYKEEENFISIAAQFSLFVFKITRVKGTPETEIKRSLIAFKKQETEIVKIDELIIEIARHQYTPEYIALTKDFYLKM, encoded by the coding sequence ATTTTCAAGTTTAAAGAATTTAGCATACAACAAGATAAATGTGCTATGAAAGTAGGCACAGATGGTGTTTTATTAGGCACATGGACTTCTACAAACCATAGCCCTAATAGTATATTAGATATTGGCACAGGCACAGGTCTTATAGCACTTATGCTTGCACAACGAAGTAATGCTGAACAGATTGATGCTATTGAAATTGATGATGATACCTACGAGCAGGCAGTAGATAACTTTGAGAATAGTCCTTGGGGCGATCGCCTTTTTTGTTATCATGCAGGACTAGATGAGTTTGTTGAAGAGATGCAAGATGAAGAAGAGTATGACCTGATTATCTCTAACCCTCCATTTTATAGCGAAGATTTTACTACAGGTAATGAACAACGGGACAAAGCTCGATTTAATACCTCTATGCCTTTTGATGAACTTGCCGAAGCAGCAGCATTATTATTATCTCGCGATGGAATATTTACTGTAATATTACCCTATAAAGAAGAAGAAAACTTTATTTCTATTGCTGCGCAATTCTCCTTATTTGTTTTTAAAATAACACGAGTAAAAGGCACGCCAGAAACGGAAATCAAGCGAAGTTTAATTGCTTTTAAAAAGCAGGAAACAGAAATAGTTAAGATAGACGAGCTAATTATAGAAATTGCTCGCCATCAATACACTCCTGAATATATAGCGTTAACTAAGGATTTTTATTTGAAAATGTAG
- a CDS encoding acyl-CoA dehydrogenase family protein — MKPDLFQAPDYYLLDELLTDEHKMVRDAAREWVKREVSPIIEDYAQKAEFPKQIIKGLANIGAFGPYIPEEYGGAGLDQISYGLIMQEIERGDSGVRSTASVQSSLVMYPIWKYGNEEQRMKYLPKLASGEFIGCFGLTEPDYGSNPSGMVTNFKDMGDHYLLNGAKMWISNAPFADIAVVWAKNEEGRIHGLVVERGMEGFTTPETHNKWSLRASATGELIFDNVKVPKENLLPNKSGLGAPLGCLDSARYGIAWGAIGAAMDCYDTALRYAKERIQFDKPIAATQLQQKKLAEMITEITKAQLLTWRLGVLREEGRATSAQISMAKRNNVDMAINIAREARQILGGMGITGEYSIMRHMMNLESVITYEGTHDIHLLITGMDITGHAAFK, encoded by the coding sequence ATGAAACCCGATTTATTTCAGGCACCAGACTACTACCTTTTAGATGAGTTACTAACAGACGAGCACAAAATGGTGCGCGATGCTGCCCGCGAATGGGTAAAGCGTGAAGTTTCTCCTATTATAGAGGATTATGCCCAAAAGGCTGAATTCCCAAAACAAATAATTAAAGGCCTTGCCAATATTGGTGCATTTGGTCCTTATATACCCGAAGAGTATGGCGGAGCTGGTCTCGACCAAATTTCTTACGGGCTTATTATGCAAGAAATAGAGCGCGGCGACAGCGGTGTACGTTCTACAGCATCAGTACAATCTTCTTTAGTTATGTATCCTATATGGAAATACGGTAACGAAGAGCAACGCATGAAATATTTACCTAAGCTAGCTTCTGGTGAATTCATTGGTTGTTTTGGTCTTACTGAGCCAGATTATGGTTCTAACCCTAGTGGTATGGTTACTAATTTTAAAGATATGGGCGACCATTACTTACTTAATGGTGCCAAAATGTGGATAAGTAATGCTCCATTTGCAGATATTGCTGTAGTTTGGGCAAAAAACGAAGAAGGAAGAATTCATGGACTTGTCGTAGAGCGCGGTATGGAAGGTTTTACAACTCCAGAAACACACAACAAGTGGTCGCTTAGAGCTTCGGCTACTGGTGAGCTTATTTTTGACAACGTGAAAGTGCCTAAAGAAAACCTTTTACCTAACAAATCTGGTCTTGGTGCGCCGCTTGGTTGCCTAGATTCTGCTCGTTATGGTATTGCTTGGGGTGCTATAGGTGCTGCCATGGATTGTTATGATACTGCATTACGATACGCTAAAGAGCGTATACAGTTTGACAAGCCTATTGCCGCTACACAATTACAACAAAAGAAACTTGCCGAAATGATTACCGAAATCACAAAAGCACAGTTACTTACTTGGCGACTTGGAGTTCTTAGAGAAGAAGGTAGAGCCACATCGGCGCAAATATCTATGGCTAAGAGAAACAATGTAGATATGGCTATAAACATAGCTCGTGAGGCAAGACAAATACTAGGTGGTATGGGTATTACAGGAGAATACTCTATAATGCGCCACATGATGAACTTAGAGAGTGTTATAACTTATGAAGGAACTCATGACATCCACCTATTAATAACAGGTATGGATATTACAGGACACGCAGCTTTTAAATAA
- a CDS encoding DUF3050 domain-containing protein, with protein MNTKTINESILPQKELLLQHSLYTKVKTIDDLKCFLQGHVYAVWDFMSLLKALQTQLTCTATPWMPTGNAETRYLINEIVLGEETDIDTEGKRLSHFEMYIEAMEACGADTSEITTFLDNVVTTQNIFVSIKQSELPEGIKDFMDFTFRVIEQGKPHEIAAVFTFGREDLIPEMFTKIIKNFQESFPETNLDKLIYYFERHIELDADEHGPMAMKMITELCGEDDEKWAEVEAVSKIALEKRLELWNAIEDNIMHPDMASI; from the coding sequence ATGAATACAAAAACTATCAACGAGAGTATTCTTCCCCAAAAAGAACTCTTGTTACAACACTCGCTTTACACTAAAGTAAAGACTATAGATGACCTAAAATGCTTTTTACAAGGTCATGTGTATGCCGTGTGGGATTTTATGTCGCTACTAAAAGCGTTACAAACACAACTTACATGCACTGCTACCCCATGGATGCCTACAGGTAATGCCGAAACAAGATATTTAATAAATGAAATTGTACTTGGAGAAGAAACCGATATTGATACCGAAGGCAAACGATTAAGTCACTTTGAAATGTATATAGAGGCTATGGAAGCCTGCGGTGCAGACACATCGGAAATAACTACTTTTCTAGATAATGTGGTAACAACACAAAATATATTTGTATCAATAAAACAAAGTGAACTACCCGAAGGAATTAAGGATTTTATGGACTTTACTTTTAGAGTTATAGAGCAAGGTAAACCACACGAAATAGCTGCAGTTTTCACATTTGGGAGAGAAGACCTCATCCCTGAAATGTTTACTAAAATTATTAAGAATTTTCAGGAAAGCTTTCCCGAAACCAACCTTGATAAATTAATATACTATTTTGAAAGACATATAGAACTTGATGCTGATGAGCATGGACCTATGGCAATGAAAATGATTACCGAACTTTGTGGTGAAGATGATGAAAAATGGGCAGAGGTAGAAGCTGTTTCAAAAATAGCTCTAGAAAAAAGATTAGAACTCTGGAATGCTATTGAAGATAATATTATGCACCCTGATATGGCATCTATATAG